In Strix uralensis isolate ZFMK-TIS-50842 chromosome 37, bStrUra1, whole genome shotgun sequence, one DNA window encodes the following:
- the LOC141937086 gene encoding olfactory receptor 14A16-like — MSNSSSITEFLLLAFADTRELQLLHFWLFLGIYLAALLGNGLIIIAITCDHHLHTPMYFFLLNLSVLDLGSISTTLPKAMANSLWDNRDISYYGCAAQVFFFLFLIGAEYSFLTIMSYDRYVAICKPLQHGTLLGNGACVHMAAAAWGSAFLYSVLHTANTFSLPLCQGNALHQFFCEIPQILKLSCSQSYLREVGLLLVSACLAFGCFVFIVVSYVQIFRAVLRIPYEQGRHKAFSMCLPHLAVVSLFISTIMFAHLKPPSISSPSLDLVVSFLYSVVPPAVNPLIYSMRNQEIKDALWKLISWLFLRNDNLPITLCI; from the coding sequence atgtccaacagcagctccatcactgagttcctccttctggcattcgcagacactcgggagctgcagctcttgcacttctggctcttcctgggcatctacctggctgccctcctgggcaatggCCTCATCATCATCGCCAtcacctgtgaccaccacctgcacacccccatgtacttcttcctcctcaacctctccgtccttgacctgggctccatctccaccactctccccaaagccatggccaattccctctgggacaacagggacatctcctactatggatgtgctgcccaggtctttttctttctcttcttgattGGAGCAGAATATTCTTTTCTCACtatcatgtcctatgaccgctacgttgccatctgcaaacccctgcaacatgggaccctcctgggcaaCGGAGCTTGTGttcacatggcagcagctgcctggggcagtgctTTTCTCTATTCTGtgctgcacacagccaacacattttcactacccctctgccaaggcaatgctctgcaccagttcttctgtgaaatccctcagatcctcaagctctcctgctcacaatcctacctcagggaagttgggcttcttcttgttagtgcctgtttagcttttggatgttttgttttcattgttgtgtcctatgtgcagatcttcagggccgtgctaAGGATCCCATatgagcagggacggcacaaagctttttccatgtgcctccctcacctggctgtggtatccctctttatcagcactattatgtttgcccacctgaagcccccctccatctcctccccatccctggacctggtggtgtcatttctgtactcagtggtgcctccagcagtgaaccccctcatctacagcatgaggaaccaggagatcaaggatgccttATGGAAACTTATTTCATGGCTGTTCCTCCGTAATGACAATCTTCCCATCACTCTTTGCATATAA